A DNA window from Gouania willdenowi unplaced genomic scaffold, fGouWil2.1 scaffold_160_arrow_ctg1, whole genome shotgun sequence contains the following coding sequences:
- the LOC114458697 gene encoding LOW QUALITY PROTEIN: NLR family CARD domain-containing protein 3-like (The sequence of the model RefSeq protein was modified relative to this genomic sequence to represent the inferred CDS: inserted 1 base in 1 codon; substituted 1 base at 1 genomic stop codon): protein MGKVIDFKGGPSTDPQTKPRLSGPGPEPEPSCVSFRSNKSMSRLIEFKDGPSTNPRSLEGVDGSSGAEPDSIFEDEEQRRSREAFLNITVYFLKRMKQEELAERLQSRTKAPRYQRELKFKLKKFQCVSEGVAKAGSPTLLKEIFTELYITEGGGGEVNQEHEVIQIETASRRSDTAERAITLEELFKAPPGRPRPIRTVMTKGVAGIGKTLLTHKFTVDWAENKAQQEVHFTFPLTFRELNVLRGRSFSLVGLVDHFFSGSKEAGICSFQDFLVLFILDGLDECRLPLDFLSTQTLTDVSESTSVEVLLINLIRGELLPSALLWITTRPAAANQIPPEFVDMVTEVRGFTDLQKEEYFRRRSTDKEQVSRIISHIRTCRSLHIMCHIPLFCWITATVLEDMLKSREEGELPRTLTQIYSHYVVLQNKVKMVKFDGGAATDPHWSPQSREMIESLGKLAFEQLQKGKLIFYESDLTECGMDLRAASVCSGVFTQVFIEESSLYQDKVFTFIHLSLQEFLAALHVHQTFISSKVNLLEHKPQNKSWMLLFQKPILNLLNSGGQPDLNLLHQSAVDEALRSPNGHLDLFLRFLLGLSLPTNQRLLQGLLTQTGSDSQTNKRTVKYIKEKLSESLSTERSINLFHCLNEVNDHSLLEQIQESMRSGSLSTEELSPAQWSALVFILLSSQEHLDVFDLKRFSPSEEAFLKLLPVIKDSKKAEYVTLEEHVFNSVTDKHLXGFSDSXIRLSSCGLSERSCAALSSVLSSQSSSVKRLDLSNNDLHDSGVKLLCEGLKSPHCKLDSLSLSGCVITEVGGASLAAALSSNSSSVRELDLSYNHPGDSAVKLTNSINRNLRLSDNNRMVTRVEEEELYPDHQDRFDHYQVLCSTGLTGRCYWEVEWNGNVSIAVSYRGIRRKGDSDDCWFGFNNQSWILECSRGFYSFIHNNIFTHTSCPCGSSGRVGVYVDCPDGRLSFYEVSSDSLTLIHTVCTSFTDTLYPGFRIWFIGSSVSLSPL, encoded by the exons atgGGCAAAGTCATTGActtcaaaggaggtccatctactgacccaca AACCAAGCCCAGACTAAGTGGACCAGGACCTGAACCTgaacccagctgtgtgtcctttagaagtaaCAAGTCCATGTCCAGACTCATTGAATTCAAAGATGGTCCATCTACTAACCCACG cagcttggagggtgtggatggttcttctggagctgagcctgactccatcttt gaagatgaggagcagaggaggagcagggaggcctttctgaacatcacagtgtatttcctgaagaggatgaagcaggaggagctggctgagcgtctgcagagca GAACAAAGGCTCCTCGATACCAACGTGAGCTGAAGTTCAAGCTGAAGAAgtttcagtgtgtgtctgagggcgtggctaaagcaggaagtccaaccctcctgaaggagattttcacagagctctacatcacagagggagggggtggAGAGGTCAACCAGGAACACGAGGTCATACAGATAGAAACGGCATCCAGGAGAtcagacacagcagaaagagccatcacactagaagagctctttaaagctcctcctggaagacctcgaccaatcaggacagtgatgacaaagggtgtggctggcattgggaaaacactcttaacacacaagttcactgtGGACTGGGCTGAAAATAAAGCCCAGCAGGAGGTCCACTTCACATTTCCACTGACCttcagagagctgaacgtgctgagggggaggagcttcagcttggtgggacttgttgatcatttcttctctggaagcaaagaagcaggaatctgcagcttccaggacttcctggttttgttcatcttggatggtctggatgagtgtcggctccctctggacttcctcagcactcagaccctgactgatgtctcagagtccacctcagtggaggttctgctgataaacctcatcagaggagaactgcttccatcagccctcctctggataaccacacggcctgcagcagccaatcagatccctcCTGAGTTTGTGGACATGGTAACAGAGGTCAGAGGGTTCACTGACCTTCAGAAGGAGGAGTACTTCAGGAGGAGGTCCACAGATAAAGAGCAGGTCAGCAGGATCATTTCCCACATCAGGACATGTCgtagcctccacatcatgtgccacatcccactcttctgctggatcactgctacagttctggaggacatgttgaagagcagagaggagggagagctgcccaggactctgactcagatctacagccactatgtggtccttcagaacaaagtcaagatggtgaagtttgatggaggagctgccacagatccacactggagtccacagagcagggagatgatagagtctctgggaaaactggcttttgagcagctgcagaaaggaaagctgattttctatgagagtgacctgacagagtgtggcatggacctcagagcagcctcagtgtgctcaggAGTGTTCACACAGGTCTTCATAGAGGAGAGCAGCCTGTACCAGGACAAGGTGTTCACCTTCATCCACCTGAGCCTTCAGGAGTTTCTGGCTGCTCTTCACGTCCATCAGACCTTCATCAGCTCTAAAGTCAACCTGCTGGAACATAAACCACAGAATAAGTCATGGatgcttttatttcaaaaaCCAATTCTGAACCTTCTCAATAGTGGAGGTCAGCCTGACTTAAACCTTCTCCATCAGAGCGCTGTGGACGAGGCCTTACGGAGTCCAAATGGACACTTGGACTTGTTCCTCCGCTTCCtgctgggtctttcactgccgaccaatcagaggctcctacaaggcctgctgacacaaacaggaagtgactcacAGACCAATAAGAGAACAGTTAAATACATCAAGGAGAAGCTGAGTGAGAGTTTGTCCACAGAGAGAAGTATCAACCTGTTCCACTGTCTGAATGAAGTGAATGATCACTCTCTGCTGGAGCAGATCCAAGAGTCCATGAGATCAGGAAgtctctccacagaggaactgtctcctgctcagtggtcagctctggtcttcatcttactgtcatcacaagaacatctggatgtctttgacctgaagagattctctccttcagaggaagcttttctgaagctgctcccagtgatcaaagactccaaaaaagctgagtatgtgactttagaagaacatgtctttaattctgtcacagacaaacatctgtaaGGTTTCTCTGACT TCATCAGGTTGAGTTCTTGcggtctctcagagagaagctgtgcagctctgtcctcagtcctcagctctcagtcctccagtgtgaaacgtctggacctgagtaacaatgatctgcatgattcaggagtgaagctgctgtgtgaaggactgaagagtcctcactgtaaactggactctctcag tctgtcaggttgtgtcatcacagaggtgggcggggcttctctggcagcagctttgagctccaactcctccagtgtgagagagctggacctaagctacaaccatccaggagactcagcagtgaagctg acaaactccatcaacagaaacctcagactgtctgacaacaacaggatggtgacacgtgtggaggaggaggagctttatcctgatcatcaggacagatttgatcactatcaggttctgtgtagtactggtctgactggtcgctgttactgggaggtggagtggaATGGAAATGTTTCTAtagcagtgagttacagaggaatCAGAAGGAAAGGAGACAGTGATGATTGTTGGTTTGGATTTAATAATCAGTCCTGGATTCTGGAATGTTCCAGAGGTTTTTACTCCTTCATTCACAATAACATATTTACACATACCTCCTGTCCCTGTGGTTCCTCTGGTAGAGTAGGAGTGTATGTGGACTGTCCTGATGGACGTCTGTCCTTCTAtgaagtctcctctgactctctgacactcatccacaccgtctgtacctccttcactgacactctgtatCCTGGGTTTAGGATTTGGTTCATTGGTTCctcagtgtctctgagtcctctgtga
- the LOC114458696 gene encoding uncharacterized protein LOC114458696, which translates to MRATVIDHVIVHGMSLREAGLRVQPNLSRFSVSTIIRAFRQHNRVERLPHHGGRAPLFTAQQEILIVDMVRENNIIRLREIKERVIADNINFGGIDRVSLATIDRVLRRQKLRMKQAYRVPFERNSDRIKELRFQYVQRILGLDAMMRQHEYIFLDEAGFNLTKRRRRGRNIIGQRAIVDVPGQRGGNITLCAAMTSEGLLHRQALLGSFNTQRLLTFLGDLRDILIDREQQNLVPAQPPPIYVIIWDNVSFHRTNQIREWFNIHQQFLNVCLPPYSPFLNPIEEFFSSWRWKVYDRQPYSRENLLRAMDLACDDVGDYSGWVRHARAFFPRCLARENIACDVDEVLWPDPTRRRDAQARAQSPAQPPPQAPAQAPPQAPAQAPPQTP; encoded by the exons ATGCGAGCTACTGTCATTGACCATGTCATTGTCCATGGAATGTCACTGAGAGAAGCTGGACTAAGAGTCCAACCCAACCTCAGCAGGTTCTCAGTGTCCACCATAATTCGGGCATTCAGACAACACAACAG GGTTGAAAGATTGCCACATCATGGTGGAAGGGCTCCCCTATTTACAGCACAGCAAGAGATCCTCATTGTGGACATGGTCCGGGAAAACAACATCATCAGACTCAGGGAAATAAAGGAGAGAGTCATAGCTGACAACATAAATTTTGGAGGTATTGACAGAGTCAGTTTGGCCACCATAGACAGAGTCCTCCGTCGCCAGAAGCTACGCATGAAGCAAGCTTATAGAGTTCCCTTTGAGCGTAACTCGGACAGAATCAAAGAGCTACGTTTCCAGTATGTGCAA AGAATCTTGGGGTTGGACGCCATGATGAGACAACATGAATACATCTTCCTGGATGAGGCTGGCTTCAACCTCACCAAGAGACGGAGGAGAGGCCGTAACATAATTGGCCAAAGAGCAATTGTGGACGTTCCTGGCCAACGTGGGGGGAATATCACCCTATGTGCAGCCATGACCTCAGAAGGGCTTCTCCACAGGCAGGCTCTCCTTGGGTCCTTCAACACCCAGCGTCTCCTCACATTCCTGGGAGACCTACGGGACATCCTGATTGACCGTGAGCAGCAGAATCTGGTTCCAGCACAGCCTCCTCCCATCTATGTCATCATCTGGGACAACGTCAGTTTTCACCGCACCAACCAGATAAGAGAGTGGTTCAATATACACCAACAATTCCTCAATGTATGTCTGCCACCCTACTCACCTTTCCTCAACCCCATAGAGGAGTTCTTCTCATCATGGCGGTGGAAGGTGTATGACCGGCAACCATATAGTAGAGAGAACCTCCTCAGGGCCATGGACCTGGCCTGTGATGATGTGGGGGATTACTCAGGCTGGGTCCGGCATGCCAGAGCTTTCTTCCCCCGCTGCCTGGCGAGGGAAAACATAGCCTGCGATGTGGACGAGGTCCTGTGGCCTGACCCCACCCGACGACGTGATGCGCAGGCCCGTGCACAGTCCCCCGCACAGCCCCCCCCACAGGCCCCCGCACAGGCCCCCCCACAGGCCCCTGCACAGGCCCCCCCACAGACCCCATAG